One Methanobacteriaceae archaeon genomic window, ATCCAAATTATCCAAAAATAACAATTTAAAATAGCTAATTTAAAAAAACAACAAAATTAATTCAAAAAATCATAAAATAAAGAATTTATCAAAAGAAAAATAAAATATTAAAGAAAATACTTTTTAATAACCTTTAGTAAATTTAATAGAAAACTTTAAATAGTAACAGAATATAAGCATATATACTCATAAAAAACAAAGGAGTGTGAAAAATATGGTAAACTCAGAAACTATTGAAGCGGAATTTAGCGAAACAAAAGAAAAAATTGAAGAAAAAAGAGAAGAAACCAAAGAAAAAATCGATGAGAAAGAAGAAACCAAAGAAAAGTTAAATGAACAAAAAGAGAAATTTAACGAAAGAAGAGAAAAAGGAAAAAACATTGCTGACAATGTAGTTAACGATTTGTATAAAACCATTGATGAGTTCAAAGAAAACCTCAAAAACATGCAAAAAAATGCAGATCAAAAATATGCAGAATACAAAAAATCAACCGTTCAAACTATTGATGTTGATTTAGTAGAAACCAAAGATACTTACTTCATTAAAGCAGCAGTTCCTGGTGCTAAAAAAGAAGAAATCTCCATTGAAGCAGGAGACAATGATATTACCATCGAAACTACCTTCAAACCATTTATTGAAGAATTCAATGAAGAAGATGAAGCTGAAGTAATTATTTCCGCAATTAAATCCGGAAGATGTGTTAAAACTGTAAGATTCTCCAACAGTATTGACATAGAACAAATTACTGCAAAATTCACAAACGGAATTATTAAAATAACTATTCCAAAATTAATTATACCAAAACATAAAGTAAATGTAGAATAATTTTTCTACATTTTTTCTCTTTTTTAAAAAAAAATTAAAATTTAATATCTGACCTTACCAATGTGTCTTGTTGCACCTGGATCTTCACCATTGAAATGAGCCAAATAATATACAAACCATTCTAATGGAACTACCAAGATGAATGGAGATAATAATTTATCTAGAGTTACATAATAATCCATATCATAGACCATGTAATTTAAATCTAGATTTTTAGAAAATTCAATAGCTTTATCAGTCATTTCATCTGATTCTAAGCCAGATTTTAAAAATATTGCAGGAACATCCTTTTCAGCACGTTCAATTAAACCATGTCTGAATTCAACAGAATATAATGGACAAGCATGTTTAACAGCACCTTCCATAAGCATGGTCATAGCCAATTTATATGCAAGACCGAAATTAGGACCGCTTCCTAAACAGTAGAAAATATCTTCATCTTTGAATTTTTCAGCTAAAGCCTTATTTTCCTCTTCAGTTGTAAGCAACAACTTTTCTAGAATTTCAGGCAAATCATATAATTCAGCTAATAATTCATTTTTATCTTCATAATCACTAGCTGCGAATAAAATTTGATAAAGACAAGCTAATTGTGTAATGTAAGTTTTAGTACCTAAAATTGCAGTTTCAGTTCCACATTGAGTTATAATCGGAGTAATAGCTTCCTTAGTCATGGAACTTTCAGGTTCATTTGAAATAGATACAGTATGAATTCCTAATTCATTACATCTTCTTAAAGATGCTAATGTATCTGCAGTTTCACCAGATTGAGAAGCAAATATTGCAATAGAATTCTCGTTTTCGATTAATTTTTTATTATAGCAGAATTCGTATCCAGTGAATACTTCAATATTAATATTAGTACTAGACATGCGTATTGCATCACGTACACTATAACAGGTTGAAATAGAACTACCGCAACCAATTAAATATACTTTATCCACATCCTCAACCAAATTAGAAACCATTTTTAATTTAGGCATCTCTGATTTGAATGTATTACTAAGAGACTCTGGTTGCTCCATCATTTCATCATACATTTTATAGTTCATAAGTAAACACCTTAAAAATAAATAATATTACTAATATATTGTTAATTAACATATAAATGTTTTATTAAAAAAATAACCGAATGATAGATATGCAAATAGATTTAGCATCAGTTGGAATGGAAAAAGGAAAGCAATATGAGACAATTATTACAACAACTAGCTGTGATGATATTAAAAATGCAGCTCCAATTGGAGTAATTTGTGCAGGCCAGGATAAAGTTTTAAACCGTATCTTTAAGGGAAGTCGAACTTTAGAAAATATCATATCAAAAAGAGAGTTTATTGTAAATATAACTCACAATCCTGAAGTTTTTACACTATCCACTGTTGGAAATCTTCCAGAAGACTATTTTAATGAAGATAATTCACTTAAATGTGCTGATGCTTATTTTAAATGTGAAGTAATAAGTCTTAAAGAGGCTGTAAAGCAAAGTGATCCTGTTAAAAGTAATGGTGAAGCTATTGTAATTAAATCAAAAGTTACTCAATTAGTCATTAATAAACAAACACGTCCAATCAACAGAGGCTTTGGATATGTTATTGAGTCATTATCTAATTTAACACGTGTTGATATTGTTGGTGAAGAGCAAAAAGAAGAGTATTTTGAAAGATTTAGAGAAGCAAATCGTATTGTGACAAAAGTAGGTTATAAACAGGATATTGAAGCTATGCAAAAAATAAAAAAAGAATTAATAAAAAAAGGTTTTAAACCTTAATTTTTAATTACATCAATAAATTCGAATGAATCTCCATCAAAAAGACCCATATCCGATATTTTAATAGATGGGATAACAAGTAGTGCCATAAATGCCATTGTCATAAATGGAGAGTCAAGTTCACATCCTAATTTTTTAGCGCTTTTATGTAAAACAGCTAATTTTTCAGATACTTCAAATGCATCTTCATTACTCATTAAACCTGCAATAGGTAATGATAATGATTCACAGGACTCATCATCAACTATTACGAATCCACCTTTGTTGTCAATGATTTTGTTTACTGCACGAGCCATCAACTCTTCATCACATCCAACAACAATAATGTTGTGTGAGTCATGAGCTACAGATGATGCAATAGCTCCTTTTTTAAGGCCAAATCCTTTAATAAATGCATTTGCAATGTTGTTTTTACCATACCTTTCAACAACAGATATTTTCAATATGTCATTATCCAAATCAGCTTTAACAACACCATCTTCAACTTTAAGATTTGCACTAGCTTTGGAAGTTATTAATTCACCGTTGTAACACTCAATTACATTAACTTCGCACTCATCACCATCATAGTTTATTTCAAAGTCTTTTGATGTCTTTTTGGTTGCATTAATTGAGTTTAACTCGCTGACTTGCGGTGCATCAAATAAGATATTTTCGCCGTCAAATACACATTGTCCGCCAACGTATGTTTTTTGAATATTAAAGTCAACTAAATTGTCAACTACGACAAAGTCTGCTTTTGCACCTCTTACAATAGCTCCTGTTTTCAAGTTATAGTGTGATGCAGGATTTAATGTAACAAGTTTAATAGCTTCAATAATGTCTACTCCCATATCTACAGCTTTTTTAATTGAGCTATTTAAATGGCCTTTAATTAAGTCATCAGGATGTTTATCATCACTTACGATAAAATCAAAGATCGGAGAGTGGATTCTTCTTTGCATGATTTCGCTAGGAACTAATCCAAAACCGTTTTGGTTTTCGAAGAACTTCTTACGTTCGGATAAATCAAAAATAGCTTCCATATTTTTAGCAGATGATCCGTCACGAACCATAATTTTTACACCTTTCCATTTTTTAACAACAGCTTCTGTAAAACTACTGCATTCATGGTCGGTAAATACATACTGCTCGACATATTTATCCAATTCCTTACCAGAAATCAATGGAGCATGACCGTCAATCGGTTTGTTGTATTTTCTGGCAAGTTCAAGTTTTCTTAAAACTTCTTCATCTCCGTTAATAACACCTGGGAAATTCATCATCTCAGCAAGTGCAACGATTTCATCTTTTTTAAGTAAAAATTCTACATCATTTGAATCTAAAATAGCACCAGATGTTTCAAATGGAGTAGCAGGAACACATGAAGGAGCAGCAAAGTAAAAATTAAAAGGAACTTTACTTGCGTTTTCCATCATAAAGTCAATTCCTTCAATTCCACATACATTAGCAATTTCATGAGGATCACATACAACAGAAGTTGTACCGTGCATTACTGCCATTCTTGCAAATTGAGCTGGAGTAAGCATTGAACTTTCAATGTGAATGTGAGCATCAATAAAACCTGGAACCAACAAGCCTTCAATATCTAATTTAGTATCCTTTTCAACTTTAATAGGTTCTATTTCTTTAAATACTCCATCTTCAATTTTAATTCTTGCACCGTAAACTGAATCAGTTAATACATCAAGAATTTGAGCTGTAAATTCCATTTTATTCCTCATGTAAAGCATTATAAAGAAGTGGTAAGAATGTACCGATATCAGTTACAATTCCAACAACCTGTGCACTTCCACGATCAGACAATTTAGTAACTGTTGATGGGTTGATATCTACACAGATACTTTTTACTCTTGAAGGAAGCAAGTTACCTGTTGCAATTGAATGAAGCATAGTTGCAATCATGATTACCATATCAACTTCTTGAGCATAATGTCTCATTAGCTTTTGTGACTCTGCTGTGTCAGTTATTACATCAGGAAGAGGTCCGTCATCACGAATTGAACCTGCAAGAACATATGGAACATCATTTTTAATACATTCATACATAATTCCTCCGGTTAAAGTTCCGTCTTCTACTGCGTTTTTAATTGAACCTGACTGGTTAATTCTGTTGATTGTTCTCATGTGGTGAGTGTGTCCGTGAGCTACAATCTTACCTGTGTCAACTTCAATACCTAAAGAAGTACCATACAAATTGGATTCAATATCGTGAGTTGCAAGTGCATTACCTGCCATAATAACGTCAATATATCCTTCTTTAATAAGTGCAGCCAAGTATTTTCCAGAACCAGTGTGAACAATAGCTGGTCCACCGACAATACCTATTTTTCCACCTTTTGCCTTAATTTCTTTCATTTCTTTTGCAATACCGTTAATTAAGTTCATTAAAGGTTTTTCTGATGATACTTCACTGTTCATGAATTCAAATACTTGTTGTTCGTCTCTTGATCTGTGTGGTGGAGTAACTTTAACTCCGTCAAGACCTACAACAATTTTGTCTCCAGCTTTAACATCAGCAATAGGTTTTACAAAAGCACGTTTTTCATCTTCATCAACAACTACCAAACAGTCCATTTCGATTTCTTCAACAGGAATCCAGTTCCCATCATAGAAAATGTGAGTAGTGTGATTGGATGATGAATAAAAACCTTCAGGAGCAACTTTATCCTTAACAGATGCAACGAGATTAACTTCTTTAATATCATCAATTGCTGCACCAAGTACAGATAATTCATCTAAGATTGATTCTAACAATTCAGGAGAATCTGCTGAAACTTCAATTTTTGCACGACTAACGTCTGATTTTTTACGTCCAACATCAATTTCCAATATATCAAATTCTCCGCCTTTGTCCATAATTATTCCCATTGTCTTAGTTAAAGTCAATGAATCAATAATATGGCCTGAAAGCTCAATAGTTCTTTTATTCATAACAATATGCTCCATTTTTTTAGTTAATATTATAAATTTAGTTTTGGTGATATTTAATGGTATTGTTATAATAAAAGATAATAAAAAAAAGTAATTAACATTATTCAATCAATGTTAAAAAGTCATATATTAATTTAGCAGCTACAACTGCAGTATTATCCCCTAATCTATCACTTGCAGTTTCAACAACATCAAAACCAACAATGTTTTTGTTAGATAATGTTTTAAGCAATGTTTCAACTTCAGAAATGAATAAACCACCAGGGGTTGGGTTTCCAACACTAGGTGCAATAGCTGGGTCAATAACATCCATATCTATGGAAATATAAATCGGACCGTCAATATTTATCAAATAGTATTCAATTGCATCCATATGCTTGTGAACATCATTAATTTTAAATGTCTGAATATTATAGGTTGATTTTACAAATTCCTCTTCTTCATAAGAAGAAGATCTGATTCCGATTTGAACTAAATCAACACCTGCTTCGTGTGCTCTTCTCATAACTGCAGCATGAGAATATTTTTCTCCGATAAATTCAAATGCCAAATCTCTGTGAGCATCAAAATGAACTACAGTTAGATTTTCATACTTTTTGGATAATGCATTGATTGCACCAATTGATGCTGAGTGTTCACCACCAATTATAAGTGGTTTAAGGTTCAAATCAATTAGTTCATTAACTGTATCTTCAATTATTTGACATGTCTTTTCACAGTTTCCAGGAACTACGTTAACATCCCCGAAATCATAAAAAGTAGCATTCAAATCTTTATTAAAATTAGTATTGTATTTTTCAAAACCAAATGAAGCTTCACGTACAACAATTGGTCCTAAACGTGCACCGGCATGATAAGAAGTAGTACTGTCAAATGGAACACCGATTATTCCAAATGAATTTTCACAAATTTCGTCATTTTCACTAGAAAATGCAAATTTCCATGGTTCGTAAGTATTTAAAAGCATAATTAATCTTTAAAAGGAAAAATAAATAAGAGAAAAGAATCTAGTTAGATCCTCTGGTTCTCATTATTTTCATATTTCCTAAAGCTACGATGTATTCTACTTCAACACCTTCAACGATAGAGTCTTTTAAGTCTTCAGGCATTGGTAAATCGATAGTATCGTAGTTTTCCATGTCCATTAATTGAACGTTAGCGCCTTGGATAGAGATAACTTGTCCTAATCTTTTGTCGATAATAGGGATATCTACTTTGTTATCTACAGGTTTAACTAAACTTCTTTTTTGGTTGTCGAAAACACCTACTGCTTCAATTCTTGCTTTTGCAGCTCCGTGTTTACCAGGAGATGAAGTAGTGTAACTGATAATTTTACAAGCTTCTCCACCTAAAACAATGTACTTTCCAACTTTTAATGTTTTAATTTCTACAACTTTTGTTGACATATAATTTTTCCTCCATAAATAAAAACCGGTTTTTAATCTATGTAATAGGAATATTACTAGATTAATATAAACTATCTTTTCCATTTTATATAAACTATTCGAAAAAATATGTAAAATCAACAAATAAAAATTTTTTAAAAAATAATTAACCTAAAAATTATAATCTGTTAATTTATTTAATATAAAATACAAATTTATGAAACAGTGATAAAATGAAAATAGCTATTGTATCTGGAAAAGATGAAGGACCAAGTAAATTAAACGCGTTTGATAATGCCTTAAGCGATGCTGGAATAGGCGACGTTAATCTAATAAAAGTATCAAGTATGCTTGCAGGCAATGCAGAGATTAACACACTACCTAAACTCAAACCAGGAGCTATGGTGAACTGTGTTTTATCAGAAGTAACTTCAGATAAACCAGGTGATGAAATAACTGCAGTTATTGCACTAGCTATTGGTGAAGAATTAGGATGCGTTGTTGAAACATCAGGTATTAACAGAAATCTAGACGAACTAATCGAAGAGGCAAAAATGATGGTCAACTATATGATGGACAAACGTGGAGTTGAAAAAAAACAAGACATTATTGTTGAATATGCAACCACCACTGTTCGTGAAATTGCATCTGTAGTTGCATCAGTTGTTTATTTGAAAGATGAAATCATAGAGTGATAACATGGATGCAAAAGACAAAAAAATCGCAACAGATTTGTCTTATAAGATAATTAGCGAAGTTTCAAGAGCTATTAGACCATATGTTGGAAAACCAGAATCCGGTGAAAAAGTAAAAATGGGTGCTGACGGAACTCCAACATCTCTAATTGATATAATTGCAGAAGAAAAATTAATCAATATTTTAAAAAATGCACCAGTACTCACATACCTTATTAGTGAAGAAATTGGTGAATTAAAACTTGGTCAGGGAACCAAAAGAAGCATAAAACTTACAGATGAACTTAGACGTGACGATTTAGAAGAAGATGAAATTCCAAAATTCATATTTTTAGTTGATCCAATCGACGGAACAAACAATGCAATTAAGGAAATTCCTGCTTTTGGAATTTCAATAGCAATAGCCAGTGTAAATCAGGGACGTCTTGCAACATTAAATGATGTTGAGTTAGGATTTGTAAGTAATTTTGCTAACGGAAACTTTTTTGAAGCTGAAAAAGGAAACGGTTGCTACTTAAACAACAAAAAGGTAAACCCTAGTAAAATTATAAACATAAGCAACATGACCCTTGGAGGTTTTACAAAAAGTGACACCTCACAGGCATCCAAATTAGTAGACAATGCACGTCGTATGAGAGTTTTGGGAAGTGTAGTTTTAGAACTATCTTATGTTGCTAGTGGAAGATATGATGCGTTTTTAGATCTTAGAGGAAGTAGAATCATCGATATTGCAGCATCCAAATTAATTCTCGAAGAAGCAGGATGTATAATTACCGATAAATTCGGCGGAAAACTAAACAACATTTTAAGCATCTATGAAAAGGCAATTATTGTTGCTGCAAACAATGAAATTCTCCACAAACAGATGATTGACATCTTAAACGACAATCAGACAGACTTTATAGGAAAAGTTGGAATAATTTCAAGAATTGATCAATCAAGACCAATATTGTTTTCTGCAAAAATAATTGATTATTTACTAACACAGGGAAGAGAAGTTCAAATTGAACAGTCCCTAGCTTATAAATTAACTGAATTAAAAGAAAATCCTAATTTAGACAATATAATCAAAGAAATCCATGAAAACTACCCTGAGATGAAAGAGGACTTTGAAGATATCAACTTAAATATTGATTTTAATCAGTTATCCAAAAACACATTTGATTTTGACTGTGATATGGCAATGATTCTTGGAGGAGACGGAACACTTCTAAGAGCTCAATCACAGCTAAACCCTGAAATTCCATTACTTGGAATAAATATGGGAACTGTAGGATTTTTAACTGAAATTGAAGCGCCAGACACATTTAAAGTGCTAAACACAATTCTTAAAGGAGATTACTACAAAGAAAAAAGAAGCAAACTTGTTGTTTCACACGAAAACAATAAACACTCCGTAATGAATGAAGTTGTCATAATGACTGACAAACCTGCAAAAATAATGCACTTTGAAATTCAAATTGACGGAGAAGTAATTGAAGAAGTTCGTGCTGACGGATTGATTATTTCAACACCTAGTGGTTCAACAGCTTATGCAATGTCTGCTGGAGGCCCAATTATTGATCCGAAAGTTGCAGGATTTTTAATTATCCCAATTTGCCCATACAAACTTGGAGCAAGACCGTTTGTAGTGTCTGATACTAGTGAAATTACAGTAAGACCTCTTAAAAAAGGTAAAAAAGCAGTGTTTGTTATTGATGGACAAATCAATGAAGAAGCAGAATATGAAGAGGAAATTAAATTTAAAAAATCCGATAAACATGCATACTTCATCCGTACATCAACAAAATACTTCTACAAAAAGGTTAAAGACAAATTGATTGAAGGCGGACTTCCTAAAAACTCAAGGTGCGAATAATGAACAATCTTGTAATTGATTTGACTCACGGCGGAGTTAAAATTGCAATCAGCCTTGCAAAAAAAGGAAAAAATGTTCTTGCATATGATATCTATAACACATTAAATGATATTGATGCAAAAATGCTTGCAATCTACAATGTGGACTTAATACAACTGGATGAACTTTCAGACTTTAGGGGAGATATGAATATTATCTACCCTATCCACATGCCTCTTGATTTTAGTGACATCACCAAAAACAACCCTGATTTAAACTACACATTCCAAACTCATCACGAAGCAATTAAAGAACTTTTAGATGATTGGGCAAGAGATATCCCAAAAATTGAAGTTACTGGTGTTAAAGGAAAAACATCAACTGTTTTTATGTTAAAAGAAATTTTAATTGATGAAAATCCTTTAATTTTATCAAGTCTTGGTGCGATGCTTTTTGAAGATGATAAAAAAATCATGCTTAAAAGAGATATTTCAATAGCACCATCAAACATTAAGGAAACTATTGATCTTGCATACAAAATAGCCAATCCTGTTTGTTTGATTGCTGATGGTGTTGTACAAAGTGAAAACCTAAGAAAATACAATTCAGCTATTTTTGAATCTTCTCTTGGAGTAAGTGGAATCGGAGATGTTGGAGTATTAACAAATATTATTGAAGACTACCCTATTGCAAAATCAAAAAGCAGTGCAAGCGAGGCTAAAAAACAGGTATTTAGATGCAATACTGTTGTATGTCAAAAGGAAGCATATGATAAATTTTACAGTGATATAACACATGATAAAGTCAATACATTCTCACTTACTGATAAATCTGCAAATTTATATCCTGGTGAAATTAATTACTCATTAGATGAAACTACCATTAATCTATCATTTAGAGATGTAAAAACAATTAATGATAATTTAGTTTCAGGAGATATGACATTAACTGTATTTACACCTGGAAAATACAATGTAAGTAATGTTCTTGGAATTGTATTAACTGCAATAAGTCTTGAAATTCCAAAAGAAAAAATCATCCAAGGACTTGAAAACTACAAAGGAATTCCTGGAAGAACAAACAAAAGAAAAATAGAAAACATTACAGTAATTGAAGAAATCAATCCAGGAATAAATACAAAAGCTATTGAAGAGTCAATTAACATGATAAGCAACATGGATGACTATTTAATAGCTATCGGCGGAGATTATGGAATAACCTGTGAAGAAATTGATGAGAAGAAAGTTAGCAAGTATTTGGACAATTTAGAAAGTGAAATCATATTAACAGGAGAAGTTGGAAGTTCAATAAATGAACAAATGAAAAACAAATGTAAAGTTATTGAAAACTACAACGATGTTTATGATATAGCTCTTAAAAACAATAAAAACCTTTTATTTATTTATAGGTCAGATTACCGTAAGTTAAAACAAAGATAACCTATATTAAACAAGTTTTAAAAATACTATATGTAAATTGATTATAAACATTTAATAATTATTACTTACAAAAATTCACAATGTAATAAAATAATATAAGTTATAACTTATAAAATGAACTGGAGATAACAAATGATTGTCGGAACACGTGGAAGTCAATTAGCATTAACCCAAACCAAACAGGTTTGCGGATGGTTAGAAAAAATAACTGGACAAAAAATTGACTTGGAAATAATTAAGACAAAAGGAGATAAAATTACAACATCACAATTGTACAATATGGATTCTAAGGGTTTATTTACTAAAGAATTAGATATTGCGCTTTTAGAAGAGGAAGTTGATTTTACAGTACATAGTTTTAAGGATTTGCCAACAGAACTAAATGAAGATTTAGAGATTGTTGCTGTACCAAAACGTGAATCCCCAAATGAAGTGTTAATCTCAAAAAAATCATGGGCAGAACTTGGACCTGGATCAAAGCTTGGAACAAGTAGCCTTAGAAGAGAAGCATTTTGCAATCATTATGAAAAAGAGTTTGAACTCAAACCAATCAGAGGAAACATTGAAACTAGAATTGACAAAGCACTCAACAGTGACTTGGATGCTACAATTATGGCAGAAGCGGGAATTAAAAGATTAAACCTTGCAAAATACATTAAAGAAGTATTTCCAGTTAATTATATTACCCCACCAGCAGGTCAAGGTGCTCTTGCAATCATTACAAGAAAAGACTCTGATAAAAAAGAAATCATTCAAAAGATAAATGATTACGTTTCAATGCAAGAAGTATTTGCTGAGAAAATGGTTCTAGAAGAACTTGGAGTAGGTTGTCAATGGCCTATCGGAGCTATTGCTCGTATGAATGATAAAGAATTTGAAATTTATTCAATATTATTAACTAAAGAGGGAGAAATCCTCAAAGAGGAAACCCAAAAAGGTTCTATCAGAAATGCAGTTGAACTTGGCAGACGCATTGGAGAACATTTTCAAGATTATGTTTAAATGGAGGAATTTAATTGAAAACTGTTAACGTAGGAGTTATAGGTGTAGGTGCAATGGGTGAAAACCACGTTCGTGTCTATCACAAAATAGAAGAAGCAAATTTGATGGCAGTAAGTGATGTAAGTGAAAAAGCACTTAAAAAAATCGAAAAGAAATATGGTGCTAAAGGATACACCGAATACAGTGCATTACTCGAAAACCCAGAAATTGAAGCTGTAAGTGTATGTGTTCCAACTACATTCCACCACGCAGTAGTAATGGAAGCAATCAAACATGGAAAACATGTTTTAGTTGAAAAACCAATTGCATTCACATTACAAGAAGCAGAAGAAATGATTGCAGCTGCTAAAGAAGCAGGAGTAATCCTTGCAACAGGACACGTTGAAAGATTCAACCCAGCTGTACAAAAAGCTAAAGAACTCGTTGAAGATGGAGTTATCGGAGATATTGTATCTGCATTTGCAAAAAGAGTAGGACCACTCCCACCAAGAATCAAAGACGTTGGTGTATCCATCGATTTAGCTATTCACGATTTAGACATTATGAATTACTTATTTGAAGAAGAAGTTACACAAGTTTACGGTACTATGAACAGTATCTTAGATGACTGTGACTTTGAAGACCATGCAGAAATTATGGTCAGCTTTGATAACGAATCAACCGGTATTATTGAAGTAAACTGGTTAACTCCATACAAACGTAGAGAATTAGAACTTACCGGTACTGCAGGAATCATCTCTGTAGATTACATGAAACAAAGTATCGAAGTTTACGGTAAATTTGCTAAAGATATTCAAATTAAACATGAAGAACCTTTAAAAGGAGAATTAATCTCATTTTTAAACTCAGTAGTCAATGGAACTGAACCAGAAATTACTGGTGAAGATGGATTAAAAGCTCTCAAAATGGTTATTGCTGCAAACAAATCCTCCAAAGAGCATAAACCAATTAGTTTTGATGAATTATACTAGGTGATAATGTGAAACAAAAACTCATCGAAAAAGCACAAGAATTAAGACACCATGGATTTACCACTGGAGAAATTGCTGATGAACTTAACGTAAGTATGGATACAGCAAGATGGTTAACACTTCAAAAAGCAGAAGTAAAAACCGATGCACCAGTAGACTTTGCTATCAACTGGAAAAGCATTGGTGGAAATTCCACTCGTTTAAGCTACGTTTCAGGTGCTTTAAGTGACATGGCATTATCCCATGGAGAAGCAGATACTGTTGTAGGTATTGCAGTTAGTGGAGTTCCATTTGCAACTGTAATGGCTGATTTCATTGAAGATATGACTGGAGTAGATACTTCCTTAGCTATTTTCCACCCAAACAAACACAGAAAAGATCACGATGAAACCGATGACGAAGGTGCAATAAGTACCAACTTCGGTAGTGTTGAAGGAAAAAGAGTTGTTATTGTAGACGACGTTATTACCAGTGGAAAAACAGTAAAAGAAGTAATTCATACAGTAAAAGATTTAGGTGGAGAACCTACCTGTGTTACTGTATTAATTGACAAAGCAGGACTTTCTGAAATTGAAGGAGTGCCTGTTGAATCCTTAATTAAAATTAGTAGATTATAAAAAATCTACTTCTAATCTTTTTTTTAAAAATATTATTGATATAATACATCAACATCATCAAGTGTTAATTTATCATCACAGGAATCTACTTTTTCAGCACAAACCCCTCCGATAACACCAATACTTTGAATATTATTTTTTAAAACAGTTGTAGAAATAATTCCATGACCTTTTGAAGATAAAACAAATAAATCAAGAAATGTTTC contains:
- a CDS encoding translation initiation factor IF-5A encodes the protein MSTKVVEIKTLKVGKYIVLGGEACKIISYTTSSPGKHGAAKARIEAVGVFDNQKRSLVKPVDNKVDIPIIDKRLGQVISIQGANVQLMDMENYDTIDLPMPEDLKDSIVEGVEVEYIVALGNMKIMRTRGSN
- a CDS encoding arginine decarboxylase, pyruvoyl-dependent, which codes for MKIAIVSGKDEGPSKLNAFDNALSDAGIGDVNLIKVSSMLAGNAEINTLPKLKPGAMVNCVLSEVTSDKPGDEITAVIALAIGEELGCVVETSGINRNLDELIEEAKMMVNYMMDKRGVEKKQDIIVEYATTTVREIASVVASVVYLKDEIIE
- a CDS encoding Gfo/Idh/MocA family oxidoreductase yields the protein MKTVNVGVIGVGAMGENHVRVYHKIEEANLMAVSDVSEKALKKIEKKYGAKGYTEYSALLENPEIEAVSVCVPTTFHHAVVMEAIKHGKHVLVEKPIAFTLQEAEEMIAAAKEAGVILATGHVERFNPAVQKAKELVEDGVIGDIVSAFAKRVGPLPPRIKDVGVSIDLAIHDLDIMNYLFEEEVTQVYGTMNSILDDCDFEDHAEIMVSFDNESTGIIEVNWLTPYKRRELELTGTAGIISVDYMKQSIEVYGKFAKDIQIKHEEPLKGELISFLNSVVNGTEPEITGEDGLKALKMVIAANKSSKEHKPISFDELY
- the hemC gene encoding hydroxymethylbilane synthase, producing MIVGTRGSQLALTQTKQVCGWLEKITGQKIDLEIIKTKGDKITTSQLYNMDSKGLFTKELDIALLEEEVDFTVHSFKDLPTELNEDLEIVAVPKRESPNEVLISKKSWAELGPGSKLGTSSLRREAFCNHYEKEFELKPIRGNIETRIDKALNSDLDATIMAEAGIKRLNLAKYIKEVFPVNYITPPAGQGALAIITRKDSDKKEIIQKINDYVSMQEVFAEKMVLEELGVGCQWPIGAIARMNDKEFEIYSILLTKEGEILKEETQKGSIRNAVELGRRIGEHFQDYV
- a CDS encoding bifunctional NADP phosphatase/NAD kinase, with amino-acid sequence MDAKDKKIATDLSYKIISEVSRAIRPYVGKPESGEKVKMGADGTPTSLIDIIAEEKLINILKNAPVLTYLISEEIGELKLGQGTKRSIKLTDELRRDDLEEDEIPKFIFLVDPIDGTNNAIKEIPAFGISIAIASVNQGRLATLNDVELGFVSNFANGNFFEAEKGNGCYLNNKKVNPSKIINISNMTLGGFTKSDTSQASKLVDNARRMRVLGSVVLELSYVASGRYDAFLDLRGSRIIDIAASKLILEEAGCIITDKFGGKLNNILSIYEKAIIVAANNEILHKQMIDILNDNQTDFIGKVGIISRIDQSRPILFSAKIIDYLLTQGREVQIEQSLAYKLTELKENPNLDNIIKEIHENYPEMKEDFEDINLNIDFNQLSKNTFDFDCDMAMILGGDGTLLRAQSQLNPEIPLLGINMGTVGFLTEIEAPDTFKVLNTILKGDYYKEKRSKLVVSHENNKHSVMNEVVIMTDKPAKIMHFEIQIDGEVIEEVRADGLIISTPSGSTAYAMSAGGPIIDPKVAGFLIIPICPYKLGARPFVVSDTSEITVRPLKKGKKAVFVIDGQINEEAEYEEEIKFKKSDKHAYFIRTSTKYFYKKVKDKLIEGGLPKNSRCE
- the cfbE gene encoding coenzyme F430 synthase, whose product is MNNLVIDLTHGGVKIAISLAKKGKNVLAYDIYNTLNDIDAKMLAIYNVDLIQLDELSDFRGDMNIIYPIHMPLDFSDITKNNPDLNYTFQTHHEAIKELLDDWARDIPKIEVTGVKGKTSTVFMLKEILIDENPLILSSLGAMLFEDDKKIMLKRDISIAPSNIKETIDLAYKIANPVCLIADGVVQSENLRKYNSAIFESSLGVSGIGDVGVLTNIIEDYPIAKSKSSASEAKKQVFRCNTVVCQKEAYDKFYSDITHDKVNTFSLTDKSANLYPGEINYSLDETTINLSFRDVKTINDNLVSGDMTLTVFTPGKYNVSNVLGIVLTAISLEIPKEKIIQGLENYKGIPGRTNKRKIENITVIEEINPGINTKAIEESINMISNMDDYLIAIGGDYGITCEEIDEKKVSKYLDNLESEIILTGEVGSSINEQMKNKCKVIENYNDVYDIALKNNKNLLFIYRSDYRKLKQR